One window of the Thermococcus sp. P6 genome contains the following:
- a CDS encoding ornithine aminotransferase, whose translation MIRPKVKELPGPKAREVIEKNFEALAYTTQDPETLPIVIDHGDGILVYDVDGNTFYDFGSGVGVLNVGHAHPRVVEAIKRQAERFTHFALNDFFYENAIILANKLAELAPGDFKKKVVYQNSGAEANEAMMKLVKYGTKRKRFIAFYHAFHGRTQAVLSLTASKWVQQDGFFPTMPGVEHIPYPNPYRNPWHIDGYAEPDELINRVLEFIEEYVFRHVPPEEVGAIVFEPIQGEGGYVVPPKNFFRELKKLADSYGILLADDEVQMGVGRTGRFWAIENFGVAPDTIQFGKAIGGGIPLAGVIHRADITFDKPGRHASTFAGNPVAIAAGIEVVDLVKELLPHVREVGDYLHGYLKEFEEKYEVIGDARGIGLAQAVEIVKNKDTKEKNPKLRNAIVKEAVKRGLILLGCGDNSIRFIPPLIIGKEEIDVAMEIFEESLKAALG comes from the coding sequence TTGATCAGACCGAAGGTTAAAGAGCTTCCGGGACCGAAGGCCAGGGAGGTCATAGAGAAGAACTTCGAGGCCCTCGCATACACCACGCAGGATCCGGAGACCCTGCCGATAGTTATAGACCACGGTGATGGCATACTCGTCTACGACGTCGATGGAAACACCTTCTACGACTTCGGAAGCGGTGTGGGTGTGCTGAACGTCGGCCACGCCCACCCGAGGGTCGTTGAGGCCATAAAGAGGCAGGCCGAGAGGTTCACACACTTCGCACTCAACGACTTCTTCTACGAGAACGCGATTATTCTGGCGAACAAACTCGCCGAGCTGGCTCCGGGCGACTTCAAGAAGAAGGTCGTTTACCAGAACAGCGGGGCGGAAGCGAACGAGGCCATGATGAAGCTCGTCAAGTACGGCACGAAGAGAAAGAGGTTCATAGCCTTCTACCACGCCTTCCACGGAAGAACCCAGGCGGTACTGTCGCTAACGGCCAGCAAGTGGGTTCAGCAGGACGGCTTCTTCCCGACCATGCCGGGAGTGGAGCACATCCCCTACCCGAACCCCTACCGGAACCCGTGGCACATAGACGGTTACGCAGAGCCGGACGAACTCATCAACAGGGTTCTGGAGTTCATTGAGGAGTACGTTTTCAGGCACGTTCCACCGGAGGAGGTTGGGGCCATAGTCTTCGAGCCGATACAGGGCGAAGGCGGCTACGTCGTTCCACCGAAGAACTTCTTCAGGGAACTCAAGAAGCTCGCCGACAGCTACGGCATCCTTCTGGCCGACGACGAGGTCCAGATGGGCGTCGGAAGGACGGGAAGGTTCTGGGCCATAGAGAACTTCGGCGTTGCCCCCGACACGATCCAGTTCGGCAAGGCCATAGGCGGGGGAATACCCCTGGCCGGTGTTATCCACAGGGCTGACATAACCTTCGACAAGCCCGGCAGGCACGCCTCCACCTTCGCCGGCAACCCCGTTGCGATAGCGGCTGGAATAGAGGTCGTGGACCTGGTCAAGGAGCTCCTCCCGCACGTCAGGGAGGTCGGAGATTACCTGCACGGCTACCTCAAGGAGTTCGAGGAGAAGTATGAGGTTATCGGGGACGCGAGGGGCATCGGACTGGCACAGGCGGTGGAGATCGTCAAGAACAAGGACACCAAGGAGAAGAACCCCAAGCTCAGGAACGCCATCGTTAAGGAAGCCGTTAAGAGGGGCCTCATACTCCTCGGATGCGGTGACAACAGCATACGCTTCATACCCCCGCTGATCATCGGGAAGGAAGAGATCGACGTTGCCATGGAGATATTCGAGGAGAGCCTCAAGGCGGCCCTCGGCTAA
- a CDS encoding ECF transporter S component — MEMTDLTQILEPYGLYVIAGATILFIVYIFARRREYSGPSVIAVSAIMATLVGVVTNLIKVPTPATGGYINLGDTMVMFSAMLFGPVVGAFAGGVGSALGDILGGYAGWAPITLIVKGLEGLVVGYIARRSDRTPVLVVAGTIGGIVMVLGYFTFEAYMFGVPNAMVEVPGNTLQAVTGIIVGTALAEAIKKKYPEVVDML, encoded by the coding sequence ATGGAGATGACCGATCTGACTCAAATCCTTGAGCCCTACGGACTCTACGTAATCGCGGGTGCCACGATCCTTTTCATAGTCTACATATTTGCCCGAAGAAGGGAATACAGCGGACCTTCGGTCATAGCGGTTTCGGCGATAATGGCGACCCTTGTGGGCGTGGTTACCAACCTCATAAAGGTGCCCACCCCTGCCACTGGAGGGTACATAAACCTCGGGGACACGATGGTAATGTTCTCGGCAATGCTCTTCGGACCGGTGGTCGGTGCCTTTGCCGGAGGCGTTGGCTCGGCCCTCGGGGACATCCTCGGCGGTTACGCGGGATGGGCCCCGATAACCCTCATCGTCAAGGGGCTTGAGGGACTGGTCGTAGGCTACATAGCCAGAAGAAGCGATAGGACCCCGGTACTCGTGGTTGCGGGAACCATCGGCGGGATCGTAATGGTCCTCGGCTACTTTACCTTCGAGGCCTACATGTTCGGGGTCCCGAACGCTATGGTGGAGGTTCCCGGAAACACCCTTCAGGCCGTTACCGGAATAATTGTCGGAACCGCTCTGGCGGAGGCAATAAAAAAGAAGTACCCGGAAGTCGTGGATATGCTCTAA
- a CDS encoding family 4B encapsulin nanocompartment shell protein, whose translation MPGIKEVRDILEKALSELREAGLEPDILLAGPGFLKYSGEALKNCRLKVYRIDELGYDAVVADSGYLGQVKRGSKRISVEPLLEEKEVWEQLKDLEV comes from the coding sequence ATGCCCGGGATTAAGGAGGTAAGGGACATCCTCGAGAAGGCCCTGTCCGAGCTCCGTGAGGCCGGCCTTGAACCGGACATACTCCTCGCCGGTCCGGGCTTTCTCAAGTACTCCGGCGAGGCCCTGAAGAACTGCAGGCTCAAGGTGTACAGGATAGATGAGCTGGGGTACGATGCGGTGGTGGCGGACTCGGGTTACCTCGGTCAGGTAAAGAGGGGCTCGAAAAGGATCTCGGTGGAACCCCTCCTTGAGGAGAAAGAGGTGTGGGAACAGCTGAAAGATCTGGAGGTTTAG
- the deoC gene encoding deoxyribose-phosphate aldolase, with protein sequence MDDHLDINRYIDHTNLKPYARAEDIVRLCNEAREYDFYAVCVNPYRVKLAKELLRGSNVKVATVIGFPLGATPTEVKAFEARRALEDGADELDMVINIGALKDGDYDYVREDIKAVVELAHERGAIVKVIIETCYLTEEEKIKACELAKEAGADFVKTSTGFGTGGATVEDVRLMRRVVGDGMGVKAAGGIRTYEQALAMIEAGATRIGTSSGVKIMEGAKNARD encoded by the coding sequence ATGGACGATCACCTCGATATCAACAGGTATATCGACCACACGAACCTCAAACCTTACGCGAGAGCCGAGGACATAGTCAGGCTCTGTAACGAGGCGAGGGAGTACGACTTCTACGCGGTCTGCGTCAATCCCTACAGGGTGAAGCTGGCGAAGGAGCTCCTCAGGGGTTCCAACGTGAAGGTTGCAACCGTCATAGGCTTCCCGCTCGGCGCAACGCCCACGGAGGTTAAGGCCTTCGAGGCCAGAAGGGCACTGGAAGATGGAGCGGATGAGCTCGACATGGTCATCAACATCGGCGCCCTCAAGGATGGGGACTACGACTACGTCCGGGAGGACATAAAGGCGGTCGTGGAGCTCGCCCACGAGCGGGGTGCGATCGTTAAGGTCATAATCGAAACCTGCTATTTGACGGAGGAGGAGAAAATAAAGGCCTGCGAGCTGGCGAAGGAAGCCGGGGCGGACTTCGTGAAGACCTCCACGGGCTTTGGAACCGGGGGGGCCACCGTCGAGGACGTCAGGCTCATGAGGCGGGTCGTTGGAGACGGGATGGGAGTTAAAGCAGCAGGCGGAATAAGAACCTACGAGCAGGCCCTTGCGATGATAGAGGCCGGTGCAACCAGAATCGGAACGTCAAGCGGTGTAAAGATAATGGAGGGTGCGAAAAATGCCCGGGATTAA
- the eno gene encoding phosphopyruvate hydratase, which yields MENPFEITGVLAREILDSRGNPTIEVEVYTPVSMGRAAVPSGASTGTHEALELRDGGKRYHGKGVRRAVENVNKIIAPEITGMDVTWQREIDSLMIELDGTENKSNLGANAMLGVSLAVAKAAANALALPLYQYVGGTNTYVMPVPMSNVINGGVHAGNELDFQEFMIMPIGADSFREGIRWVSETYHVLKGVIADRYGKDAVNVGDEGGFAPPLKEPHEPLELLIKAIEEAGYKPGDEIAFAMDPASSEFFHPDKGKYVVNGREYDSGELLELYRELVSSYPVVSIEDPFHEEDWDGFVAITRELGRKVQIVGDDLFVTNPKRIRKGIEMGAANALLLKVNQIGTLSEAIDAAYTAFRAGYGVVVSHRSGETEDSTIADLAVALNAGQIKTGAPARSDRNAKYNQLIRIEEELEGVALYPGRKFRNPFL from the coding sequence ATGGAGAACCCCTTTGAGATAACAGGAGTCCTTGCCCGGGAAATACTCGACAGCAGGGGAAACCCGACGATCGAGGTCGAGGTTTACACGCCGGTAAGCATGGGAAGGGCCGCCGTTCCGAGTGGAGCCTCCACCGGAACGCACGAAGCACTGGAGCTCCGCGACGGCGGAAAGCGCTACCACGGAAAGGGCGTCAGAAGGGCCGTGGAGAACGTCAACAAGATCATAGCCCCCGAGATCACGGGCATGGACGTCACGTGGCAGAGGGAGATAGATTCCCTCATGATAGAGCTCGACGGAACCGAGAACAAGAGCAACCTCGGGGCCAACGCGATGCTCGGGGTCTCGCTGGCCGTTGCCAAGGCGGCCGCCAACGCTCTGGCTTTGCCGCTCTACCAGTACGTAGGAGGAACCAACACCTACGTAATGCCCGTCCCGATGAGCAACGTCATCAACGGCGGTGTGCACGCCGGAAACGAGCTCGACTTTCAGGAGTTCATGATCATGCCCATCGGTGCCGACTCCTTCAGGGAGGGGATAAGGTGGGTCTCCGAGACCTACCACGTTCTCAAGGGCGTTATAGCGGATAGGTACGGCAAGGACGCGGTCAACGTCGGTGACGAGGGTGGCTTCGCCCCGCCACTGAAGGAACCCCACGAGCCCCTTGAGCTTCTCATAAAGGCCATTGAGGAAGCCGGCTACAAACCGGGCGATGAGATAGCCTTCGCCATGGATCCGGCATCGAGCGAGTTCTTCCACCCGGACAAAGGAAAGTACGTTGTCAACGGGAGGGAATACGATAGCGGAGAACTGTTAGAGCTCTACAGGGAGCTCGTCTCGAGCTATCCGGTGGTCTCCATCGAGGATCCCTTCCACGAGGAGGACTGGGATGGCTTCGTGGCCATAACGAGAGAACTCGGAAGAAAAGTGCAGATAGTCGGGGACGACCTCTTCGTCACCAACCCGAAGAGGATACGGAAGGGCATAGAGATGGGCGCCGCCAACGCCCTCCTCCTCAAGGTCAACCAGATCGGAACGCTGAGCGAGGCCATAGACGCAGCCTACACGGCCTTCAGGGCTGGCTACGGCGTCGTCGTGTCCCACAGGAGCGGGGAAACCGAGGACTCAACCATAGCCGATCTGGCCGTTGCTCTCAACGCCGGGCAGATAAAGACCGGTGCCCCGGCGAGGAGCGACAGGAACGCCAAGTACAACCAGCTCATCAGGATAGAGGAGGAGCTCGAGGGGGTAGCCCTTTATCCGGGAAGGAAGTTCCGCAACCCCTTCCTCTGA
- a CDS encoding radical SAM protein — MGSRKLKVYIPGVKFPSISLTGNYCHLNCAHCGRHYLRGMKKPRGSLLDYCLNLEGRGYTGCLLSGGMDSRLKVPIDRYAPQIREIKRRTNLKLNAHVGFVDEDDLEWIKYVDVVSLDFVGDDGVIKRVYRIDKTADDYRKVLDLLTDAGVRVAPHLTIGLDFGRIHWEFKTIDLLASYPIDVLVLDVLIPTRGTEMEGLNPPDVGESLKVVEYARERFDGEVSIGCMRPPGKWRLEFDRGAVLAGVDRLTNPPKEIIRWARGIRDVEIIYECCVM, encoded by the coding sequence GTGGGCAGTAGAAAGCTCAAGGTGTACATCCCGGGCGTTAAGTTCCCCTCGATCTCCCTCACCGGGAACTACTGCCACCTCAACTGCGCCCACTGCGGGAGGCACTACCTCAGGGGCATGAAGAAGCCCCGCGGGAGCCTGCTCGACTACTGCCTGAACCTCGAAGGGAGGGGTTACACGGGTTGCCTGCTCAGTGGAGGCATGGATTCCCGGCTGAAGGTTCCCATAGATAGATACGCCCCCCAGATCAGGGAGATAAAAAGGAGAACGAACCTGAAGCTCAACGCCCACGTCGGCTTCGTGGATGAAGACGATCTGGAGTGGATTAAATACGTTGACGTCGTTTCCCTCGACTTCGTGGGCGACGACGGGGTGATAAAAAGGGTTTACAGGATAGATAAAACCGCCGACGATTACCGGAAGGTTCTCGACCTCCTGACCGATGCCGGAGTGAGGGTGGCACCCCACCTAACGATAGGGCTCGACTTCGGGAGGATCCACTGGGAGTTCAAAACCATAGACCTGCTGGCGAGCTATCCCATAGACGTTCTCGTTCTGGACGTGCTGATCCCAACGAGGGGAACGGAGATGGAAGGTCTAAACCCGCCGGACGTTGGGGAGAGCCTGAAGGTCGTTGAGTACGCCCGGGAACGCTTCGACGGGGAGGTGAGCATAGGCTGCATGCGACCCCCCGGGAAATGGCGCCTCGAGTTCGACAGAGGGGCCGTTCTGGCCGGCGTTGACAGGCTGACGAACCCGCCGAAGGAGATCATCCGGTGGGCGAGGGGAATAAGGGACGTCGAGATAATCTACGAGTGCTGCGTTATGTAA
- a CDS encoding Lrp/AsnC family transcriptional regulator: MGAALDNIDLKLLKELKENARENIASLSRKVGIPRTTVHYRIKKLVEDGVIEKFTVKPNYKKLDLGTTAFILARYEPESGLSQREVAKRIAALDGVYEVHIIAGEWDLLIKVRAPNSEEVGKIVVDRLREIRGIGQTVTMVSFVTVKEEL; this comes from the coding sequence ATGGGGGCAGCACTCGATAACATCGATCTGAAGCTGTTGAAGGAACTGAAGGAGAACGCGAGGGAGAACATAGCGAGCCTCAGCAGGAAGGTTGGAATACCGAGGACCACCGTCCACTACCGTATCAAGAAGCTCGTCGAGGATGGAGTCATAGAGAAGTTCACCGTTAAGCCCAACTACAAGAAGCTCGACCTCGGAACAACGGCCTTTATCCTTGCCAGATACGAGCCGGAGTCGGGGTTGAGCCAGAGGGAGGTTGCCAAAAGGATAGCCGCCCTCGATGGGGTCTACGAGGTCCACATAATAGCCGGTGAATGGGATCTCCTCATAAAGGTGAGGGCTCCAAATTCTGAGGAAGTTGGTAAGATAGTCGTCGACAGACTGAGGGAGATAAGGGGTATCGGTCAGACTGTCACGATGGTTTCCTTCGTTACGGTTAAGGAGGAGCTCTGA
- a CDS encoding XTP/dITP diphosphatase — MELAFVTSNTGKVEEARKYFEPLGVRVYRLPVAYPEIQADTLEEVALFGVEWLAKKIKGPFFLDDSGLFVEALSGFPGVYSAYVYRTLGIEGLLKLMEGVENRKAHFRSVIAYWDGEAHLFTGRVDGEITNAPMGTEGFGFDPIFKPEGFDRTFAQMTTAEKNTISHRGRALRAFADWLKENLK, encoded by the coding sequence ATGGAACTGGCTTTCGTCACCTCCAACACCGGAAAGGTCGAAGAGGCCCGGAAGTACTTCGAACCGCTCGGCGTTCGGGTGTATCGGCTTCCCGTTGCCTATCCCGAGATACAGGCGGATACCCTCGAGGAGGTTGCCCTCTTCGGCGTTGAATGGCTTGCGAAAAAAATTAAAGGACCGTTCTTTCTCGATGATTCCGGGCTGTTCGTGGAAGCCCTTTCCGGCTTTCCCGGGGTTTACTCGGCCTACGTTTACAGAACCCTCGGGATAGAAGGACTACTTAAGTTAATGGAGGGTGTTGAGAACAGGAAAGCCCACTTCAGGAGCGTTATAGCCTACTGGGACGGTGAGGCTCACTTATTCACTGGAAGGGTCGACGGTGAGATCACAAACGCTCCCATGGGAACCGAGGGTTTCGGCTTCGATCCCATCTTCAAACCCGAGGGATTCGACAGAACCTTTGCCCAGATGACAACCGCTGAGAAGAACACGATCTCCCACAGGGGTCGGGCGCTGAGGGCCTTTGCTGATTGGTTAAAGGAAAACCTTAAATAA
- a CDS encoding adenosine-specific kinase: protein MVKIEVVEIEKPEGVEVIIGQGNFSIFTVDDLAKVLLTTVPGIKFGIAMNEAKPQLTRFTGNDKELEKLAAKNALRIGAGHVFVILMKNAFPINVLNAVKDHPAVAMVYGASENPFQVIVAETDLGRAVLGVVDGKAASRIEDDELKKERRELVERIGYRID from the coding sequence ATGGTGAAGATAGAGGTTGTTGAGATCGAAAAACCGGAGGGCGTTGAGGTCATCATCGGGCAGGGAAACTTCTCCATATTCACGGTTGACGACCTCGCCAAGGTTCTCCTTACGACGGTCCCGGGCATAAAGTTCGGAATAGCGATGAACGAGGCCAAGCCCCAGCTCACGCGCTTCACAGGCAACGATAAGGAGCTTGAGAAGCTCGCAGCTAAGAACGCCCTCAGGATAGGCGCTGGTCACGTGTTCGTCATACTCATGAAGAACGCCTTCCCCATAAACGTGCTCAACGCCGTTAAGGACCACCCGGCCGTTGCCATGGTCTACGGGGCCAGTGAAAACCCCTTCCAGGTGATAGTGGCCGAAACTGACCTCGGAAGGGCTGTTCTGGGAGTGGTGGACGGTAAGGCCGCCAGCAGGATCGAAGACGATGAGCTCAAGAAGGAACGCAGGGAGTTAGTTGAGAGGATAGGATACAGGATAGACTGA
- a CDS encoding Lrp/AsnC family transcriptional regulator: MSEPLPDELEFLEEILNRHPVESLKRIAEEEGINYYRLKRLYDRYYGKYISVNAFYNPRLIGLRSYLAFLSVPPDRILETGYRMTRNPFVGYVNPAFGFKNGLSAILYIPDDQRGDIDGMLSKYSDDYEYHEVRGYPYTGEDDFGRWDLSYKYAVLMDILKADARTPLTRIAERLKKSRPTVKFMIKRLEEMDILRGFAAVIENSFHDRSVLGITEKLDESVIERFKEHEVRIGVFPGEGYVIEWFFSSKEDLGAKILEFSNYVDKLVIQYFDPTFKELNDRNGTTRYSRMVKKDGSGYHSILEF, from the coding sequence ATGAGCGAACCACTCCCTGATGAGCTTGAATTTCTTGAGGAGATCCTGAACAGGCACCCGGTAGAGAGTCTGAAGCGGATAGCCGAGGAGGAGGGCATAAACTATTACAGGCTCAAGAGGTTGTACGACAGGTACTACGGGAAATACATCTCCGTCAATGCCTTTTACAATCCGAGGTTGATAGGCCTCCGAAGTTACCTCGCCTTTCTGAGCGTCCCCCCGGACAGGATACTTGAAACCGGATACAGGATGACCCGGAACCCCTTCGTTGGATACGTGAACCCTGCCTTCGGGTTCAAAAACGGGCTATCGGCCATACTCTACATACCCGACGATCAGAGGGGAGATATAGACGGGATGCTGTCAAAGTACTCTGACGACTACGAGTACCACGAGGTGAGGGGGTACCCCTACACCGGCGAAGACGACTTTGGAAGGTGGGATTTAAGCTACAAGTACGCGGTACTTATGGACATCCTGAAGGCGGACGCCCGAACGCCCCTGACAAGGATCGCAGAACGGCTGAAAAAAAGCCGCCCCACCGTGAAGTTTATGATAAAACGACTCGAGGAAATGGACATCCTGAGGGGTTTTGCGGCTGTAATAGAGAACAGCTTCCACGATAGGAGCGTGCTGGGAATAACGGAGAAGCTCGACGAATCCGTTATTGAGAGGTTCAAAGAGCACGAGGTGAGAATCGGCGTATTCCCGGGGGAGGGATACGTCATAGAATGGTTCTTCTCGTCAAAAGAAGATCTGGGGGCGAAGATACTGGAGTTCAGCAACTACGTGGATAAACTCGTGATCCAGTACTTTGACCCGACCTTCAAGGAGCTGAACGATAGAAACGGAACGACCAGATACTCGAGAATGGTAAAAAAAGACGGGAGCGGTTATCATTCCATCCTCGAATTTTGA